A genomic region of Zea mays cultivar B73 chromosome 6, Zm-B73-REFERENCE-NAM-5.0, whole genome shotgun sequence contains the following coding sequences:
- the LOC100276074 gene encoding Mediator of RNA polymerase II transcription subunit 32-like, with product MEATVDHLSAAYDDFMAAAAAVVEARVQSGGEKKTAATDAALEAFKQRWEIFRVACDHAEELVESIRQRIGSECLVDEATGSASAGSVAAPGIKPISAVRLEQMSKAVRWLVIELQHGASAQGTGGSGGAATPNAGAGGQHPEEGAQ from the coding sequence ATGGAGGCGACTGTGGACCACCTGAGCGCGGCGTACGACGACttcatggcggcggcggcggctgtggTGGAGGCCCGCGTACAGTCGGGCGGCGAGAAGAAGACGGCGGCCACGGACGCCGCGCTCGAGGCCTTCAAGCAGCGCTGGGAGATCTTCCGCGTCGCCTGCGACCACGCCGAAGAGCTCGTCGAGTCCATCCGCCAGCGCATCGGCTCCGAGTGCCTCGTCGACGAGGCCACGGGGTCCGCCTCCGCCGGATCCGTTGCCGCCCCCGGCATCAAGCCCATCAGCGCCGTCCGCCTCGAGCAGATGAGCAAGGCCGTCCGATGGCTCGTCATCGAGCTCCAGCACGGCGCCTCTGCTCAAGGGACCGGCGGCAGTGGCGGTGCCGCTACCCCAAATGCCGGCGCTGGAGGGCAACACCCGGAGGAGGGTGCCCAGTAG